GGACGGAATCGTAAGAATCAGGCGATTTTACCGCTAAAAGGTAAAATTCTCAATATTGAAAAGGCCCGTTTTGATAAAATGCTGGGAAGTGAGGAAATTAAAATTCTGATTACCGCGCTTGGCACCGGCATTGGTCAGGAAGATTTTAATCTTTCTAAATTACGTTATGGCAGAATTATAATCATGACCGACGCCGACATCGACGGATCCCATATCAGAACCCTGCTGCTGACCTTTTTTTACCGGCAGATGGGAGAACTGATCAAGAGAGGTCATCTTTATATCGCGCAGCCACCATTGTATAGGGTTACCCGGGGCAAATATCATGAATACCTGAGTACTGAGCGTGAATTGAATGAATTTATCATCAAACATAACAGTCATGAAATGGAAGTGATAGCGGAAAAAGAAAAAGTTTCCTTGAAGGGTGATCACCTGATTGAGATTATGTTACGTTTAATTTCCTATAAATACCACATTGATCGACTTCAGGGTAAAGGTTATCCGGCTTTATTACTGAAGAAAATAATTATGTCCGGTTTTGCGGAAAGATCTGATCTTTCTAATCAAGACAAGTGGCGGGAGCTGGCTTCGAGATTGACGGAAACTGTTTTCAAAGTTACCGCTTTACTTCCCGATGAAGTCAGCGATACCCAGCGGATGATTGTGGCGGATGAAAATAATATCTCGATGGCAATTGATTATAGTCTGATCAAAAGTGGAGACTATCAGGCTTTGTACAAATTAAGTCGAGCTCTCAAAGAATTAGAAAATCCTCCTTTTTCCCTGGTTATTAAGGATGGCAAGTTAGATATCTCCAGCAAGGAAGAACTTCTTGGTCGCGTTCTCGAAAAAGGGAAAACCAGCATCAATATTCAACGCTATAAAGGTTTGGGTGAAATGAATCCGGAGCAGCTCTGGGAGACCACGATGGATCCCTGTCGGCGAAAACTTCTTCAGGTCACGGTAGAAGATGACGTCGAGGCCGATGATATTTTTACGGTGCTGATGGGAGATAATATTATTTCAAGGCGTTCATTTATAGAAGAAAACGCTCTTCAGGTTGCTAATCTGGATGTCTGATGCAGGTTTTTATAGCGCTTTTACCGCTCAGCTATTGACAATAAATCAATTTAATGCTAGATGGCACCGCTCTTAAGTAAAGCAGCGTAAATCCTGGGAGATCGTCCAACGGCAGGACTACGGACTCTGACTCCGTCAATCCAGGTTCGAATCCTGGTCTCCCAGCCATTATGGTTATAGTTTTGTTGGCTTGGTTAGCGCCAGCCAACGTTTTCTCGTAAGTACTGACCTTTTACTATAAGGTCCCATCGTCTAGTGGCCTAGGATATCGCCCTCTCACGGCGAAGACACGGGTTCGAGTCCCGTTGGGACTACCATGCTTGGGGTTGGGGAAATAAAATTCTTATAATTAAATTGGTACAAGTGAAAGACTTATGAAAAGAACATTTCAGCCCAGTAATTTGAAAATGAAAAGAAAACATGGTTTTCGTGCCCGTAGCAGCAGCGCCGCCGGTCGTCTGATATTGAACAGACGGAGACAAAAAGGAAGAAAACGTCTCTCGGCCTGATCGACGGGTAGAATCAGCCGTGGTTTCACAGAATCTGCCCCCAAGTGAAAGATTGAAAAAAAGGCGAGAATATCTTGATCTGTTTAATCGGGGCAAGAAAGTCAATGCCAGGCATCTCATTCTTTTTACCGGAGCTAATGGCGGGCAACAAGCCAAATTAGGTATTACCGCTAGCCGAAGGGTAGGCGGCGCGGTAGTCAGAAACCGGGTCAAACGATTGATCAGAGAATATTATCGCCGGCATAAGAATGTTTTTGCAACGGGAATAAATTATTCGCTGGTTGTGAAGGAGAGTTTCGGTCGCTTATCAAGAGAAGAAGCCGAGGACCAACTGGCTCTTCTTCTCGAAAAAGGTAGTCGTCGTTTCGGCCAATGCTGAAAAAAATCTGCATATTAATAGTTAAACTATATCAGTTTTTCCTGGCTCCCTATTTCGGTCATTCCTGTCGTTTTTACCCCTCCTGTTCACAATACATGCTTGATGCTCTGGAAAAATATGGTTTACGGCGCGGGATTCTTAAAGGTCTCTGGCGGATCATGCGTTGCAGTCCTTTATCTCCGGGTGGCTATGATCCGGCTTAAAGGCGGTTTAAGCTTGATTTATCCATTGAATCTTGACGTTTCTGCCGGCTGGCAGCTCTCTGGCAAGACCATCTTATTCAGGAAAGAGGGATGAATAAGGTCTTATCTTCATCGGTCTGGAAATTATTCAGGCTCATTTTATTCTGACGATTACATCTTCCAAGTGGTCAGAGGCTTCGACAACCAGACCAGGCTTATTCGACTATTTTTAAAGTCAACAAAGGTTTT
Above is a window of Pseudomonadota bacterium DNA encoding:
- a CDS encoding 50S ribosomal protein L34, coding for MKRTFQPSNLKMKRKHGFRARSSSAAGRLILNRRRQKGRKRLSA
- the rnpA gene encoding ribonuclease P protein component: MVSQNLPPSERLKKRREYLDLFNRGKKVNARHLILFTGANGGQQAKLGITASRRVGGAVVRNRVKRLIREYYRRHKNVFATGINYSLVVKESFGRLSREEAEDQLALLLEKGSRRFGQC
- the yidD gene encoding membrane protein insertion efficiency factor YidD, which produces MKKICILIVKLYQFFLAPYFGHSCRFYPSCSQYMLDALEKYGLRRGILKGLWRIMRCSPLSPGGYDPA